The Anguilla rostrata isolate EN2019 chromosome 18, ASM1855537v3, whole genome shotgun sequence genome has a window encoding:
- the LOC135244463 gene encoding hexokinase HKDC1-like, protein MLAVHLLSFYFSKLQEDQIKKVDRFLYAMRLSDEQLQDISARFRAEMEKGLSAESNETATVKMLPTHVLSTPDGSEKGDFLALDLGGSKFKVLQVKVSEDGKRKVEMNSLTYPIPAEVVNGRGTDLFSHVAESLKDFMEKNHINNKKTPLGFTFSFPCRQSKLDEGVLLSWSKNYKARGVQGMDVVENLRQAINRTGGMDVEVLALVNDTVGTMMSCGYDEQRCEVGVIVGTGTNACYMEELRHIDLVEGDEGRMCVNTEWGAFGDDGVLDDFITHFDREIDAASSNPGKQLFEKMVSGLYMGELVRIILLKMTKKGLLFEGQASDALRTKGKFQTKHIALIEKYKEGLKNTKEILVDLDLSPSEEDCIAVQHVCTIVSFRSANLCAAALAAILTRIRQNRKLKTLRTTVGMDGTVYRTHPQYPKRLHKVVRRLVPDCHVRFVLSESGSGKGAAMVTAVAQRLVIQQSQISETLAAFKLSLEQLQEVRDKMRTEMERGLRKDTHSTASVKMLPTYVYSVPDGTETGKYLALDLGGTNFRVLVVKLRTGLRKSVRMYNKIYAIPLEIMQGTGEELFDHIVQCISDFLDYMGMKNTCLPLGFTFSFPCRQIGIDKGRLVCWTKGFKATDCEGNDVVDMLREAIKRRNEFDLDIVAIVNDTVGTMMTCAYEDPKCEIGLIAGTGSNVCYMEDMRNIETVEGDEGQMCVNTEWGGFGENGCIDDIRTKFDKEVDEESLNVGKQRFEKMMSGMYLGEIVRQILINLTKRNLLFRGHITEPLKTRGIFETKFLSQIESDRLALLQVRSILQHLGLDSTCDDSIIVKEVCGTVSRRAAQLCGAGMAAVVDKIRENRGLDHLDITVGVDGTLYKLHPHFSQILKETVRVLAPRCDVTFVLSEDGSGKGAALITAVAQRRYAQT, encoded by the exons ATGCTGGCTGTGCATTTGCTCTCGTTTTACTTCTCCAAACTGCAGGAGGACCAGATAAAAAAG GTGGACAGGTTCCTGTACGCCATGCGTCTCTCCGATGAACAGCTCCAGGACATCTCAGCCCGTTTCCGGGCAGAAATGGAGAAGGGTCTATCTGCCGAAAGCAATGAGACAGCCACGGTGAAGATGCTGCCCACACACGTCCTCTCCACCCCTGATGGATCAG AGAAAGGGGACTTTCTGGCACTCGACCTTGGAGGCTCCAAGTTCAAGGTGCTGCAGGTAAAGGTGTCAGAAGATGGAAAGAGGAAGGTGGAAATGAACAGCCTCACCTACCCCATCCCTGCTGAGGTTGTCAACGGCAGGGGTACAGAC CTCTTCAGTCATGTTGCAGAGTCCCTGAAAGATTTCATGGAGAAGAATCACATCAATAACAAGAAAACCCCCCTGGGCTTCACCTTCTCCTTCCCCTGCAGACAGTCGAAACTGGATGAG GGTGTACTTCTGTCATGGTCAAAGAATTACAAGGCCAGAGGAGTCCAGGGGATGGATGTGGTAGAGAACTTAAGGCAGGCTATCAACAGAACTGGG GGTATGGATGTTGAAGTCTTGGCTCTCGTCAACGACACAGTAGGGACCATGATGTCCTGTGGGTATGATGAGCAGCGCTGTGAGGTTGGAGTCATTGTAG GCACGGGTACGAACGCCTGCTACATGGAGGAGCTAAGACACATTGACCtggtggagggagatgaaggCAGGATGTGTGTCAACACGGAGTGGGGAGCCTTTGGGGATGATGGTGTGCTCGACGACTTCATCACACACTTTGACCGAGAGATTGATGCGGCTTCCAGCAACCCTGGGAAACAGCT ATTTGAGAAGATGGTCAGTGGGCTGTACATGGGAGAGCTGGTGCGGATCATTCTGCTGAAGATGACTAAGAAAGGCCTGCTCTTTGAAGGCCAGGCTTCAGACGCCCTTCGGACCAAAGGCAAATTCCAGACCAAGCACATTGCTTTAATCGAAAA GTATAAGGAGGGTCTGAAGAACACAAAGGAGATTCTGGTGGATTTGGATCTCAGCCCCTCAGAGGAAGACTGCATCGCCGTCCAGCACGTTTGCACCATCGTCTCCTTCCGCTCAGCAAACCTCTGTGCTGCAGCCTTGGCAGCCATTCTGACCCGAATCCGGCAGAACCGCAAGCTGAAGACCCTCAGGACCACGGTCGGCATGGACGGGACCGTTTACCGGACTCACCCTCA GTACCCCAAACGGCTCCACAAGGTGGTGCGGCGGCTGGTGCCAGACTGCCACGTGCGCTTCGTGCTATCAGAGAGCGGCAGCGGGAAGGGTGCTGCCATGGTAACGGCAGTTGCCCAGAGGCTGGTTATTCAGCAGTCCCAGATCAGCGAGACGCTGGCTGCTTTCAAGCTGAGCCTGGAACAGCTGCAGGAGGTGCGGGACAAGATgaggacagagatggagaggggctTGAGGAAGGacacccacagcacagcctctgTAAAGATGCTGCCCACGTACGTCTACAGCGTTCCAGATGGAACAG AGACAGGAAAGTACCTGGCTTTAGATTTGGGTGGGACCAACTTCCGAGTGCTCGTGGTGAAGCTCCGGACCGGCCTTCGTAAATCAGTGCGCATGTACAACAAGATCTACGCAATCCCTCTCGAGATCATGCAGGGAACTGGGGAGGAG CTGTTTGACCACATTGTCCAGTGCATCTCAGATTTCCTGGATTACATGGGTATGAAGAACACTTGTCTCCCTCTAGGATTCACCTTCTCTTTTCCCTGCAGACAGATTGGAATTGATAAG GGAAGATTGGTGTGCTGGACAAAAGGGTTCAAAGCCACAGACTGTGAAGGAAATGATGTTGTGGACATGCTGAGAGAGGCCATCAAAAGAAGAAAT GAATTTGATCTGGATATTGTTGCGATAGTGAACGACACTGTGGGCACAATGATGACCTGTGCGTATGAAGATCCTAAATGTGAGATTGGACTCATCGCGG GCACTGGCAGTAATGTGTGTTACATGGAGGACATGCGAAACATCGAGACGGTGGAGGGGGACGAGGGCCAGATGTGTGTGAACACGGAGTGGGGAGgatttggggaaaatggctgCATAGATGACATCCGGACAAAGTTCGACAAGGAGGTGGATGAGGAGTCCCTCAATGTCGGCAAGCAGAG GTTTGAGAAGATGATGAGTGGAATGTACCTGGGAGAGATTGTGCGACAGATCCTCATCAACCTGACCAAGCGTAACTTGCTCTTCCGTGGGCACATCACAGAGCCACTGAAGACCCGTGGTATCTTTGAGACCAAGTTCCTGTCCCAGATAGAGAG TGATCGGCTGGCACTGCTGCAGGTGAGGTCCATCCTGCAGCACCTGGGTCTGGACAGCACCTGTGATGACAGTATAATCGTGAAGGAGGTGTGCGGCACCGTGTCTCGCCGTGCTGCACAGCTCTGCGGGGCTGGCATGGCCGCCGTCGTCGACAAGATTCGCGAGAACCGCGGGCTGGACCACCTGGACATCACCGTGGGGGTGGACGGCACGCTGTACAAACTGCACCCACA TTTCTCTCAGATCCTGAAAGAGACGGTCCGGGTTCTGGCCCCCAGGTGTGACGTCACATTCGTCCTGTCAGAGGATGGGAGCGGAAAGGGTGCAGCCCTCATCACCGCCGTGGCACAGCGGAGGTACGCGCAAACGTAA
- the LOC135244464 gene encoding hexokinase HKDC1-like has protein sequence MLGLRWLFSKFSKPQNEQIKKVDSFLDAMRLSDEQLQDISAHFQAEMEKGLSAESNETATVKMLPTHVLSTPDGSEKGDFLALNLGSSSLKVLQVKVSEDGKRKVEMNSHTYPIPDGIINGRGTDLFRHVAESLKDFMEKNQINNRKTPLGFTFSFPCRQSKLDEGVLLSWSKNYNARGVQGVDVVESLRQAINRTGGMDVEVLALVNDTVGTMMSCGYDDQRCEVGVTIGTGTNACYMEELRHIDPVEGDEGRMCISTEWGAFGDDGVLDDFITDLDREIDAASSNPGKQLFEKMVSGLYMGELVRIILLKMTKKGLLFEGQASDALRTKGIFQTKHIALIEKDKEGLKNTKEILVDLNLSPSEEDCIAVQHVCTIVSFRSANLCAAALAAILTRIRNNRKLKTLRTTVGMGGTVYRTHPQYPKRLQEVVQRLVPDCHVRFMLSESGSGKGVAMVTAVAQKLAIQRQQISETLAAFKLSLEQLQEVRDKMRTEMERGLRKDTHSTASVKMLPTYVYSIPDGTETGKYLALDLGGTNFRVLVVNIQSGLHKSVHMDNKIYTVPQEIMQGTREELFDHIVQCISDFLEYMGMKNTCLPLGFTFSFPYRQTEIDKGSLVCWTKGFKATDCEGNDVVDMLKEAIKRRNEFNLDIVAVMNDTVGTMMTCAYEDHKCEIGLIAGTGSNVCYMEDMRNIETVEGDEGQMCVNTEWGGFGENGCIDDIWTKFDQEVDEGSLNVGKQRFEKMMSGMYLGEIVRHILIDLTRHGLLFRGHITDQLKTPGIFETKFLSQIESDRLALLQVRSILRRLGLDSTCDDSIIVKEVCGTVSRRAAQLCGAGMAAVVDKIRENRGLDHLDITVGVDGTLYKLHPHFSRILRKTVRDLAPRCDVTFVLSEDGSGKGSALITTVAQQRYSQM, from the exons ATGCTGGGTTTGCGCTGGCTGTTCTCTAAGTTCTCCAAACCGCAGAATGAGCAGATAAAAAAG GTTGACAGCTTCCTGGATGCCATGCGTCTCTCCGATGAACAGCTCCAGGACATCTCAGCTCATTTCCAGGCGGAAATGGAGAAGGGTCTATCTGCTGAAAGCAATGAGACAGCCACGGTGAAGATGCTGCCCACTCATGTCCTCTCCACCCCCGATGGATCAG AGAAAGGGGACTTCCTGGCACTCAACCTTGGGAGCTCCAGTCTCAAGGTGCTGCAGGTAAAGGTGTCAGAAGATGGGAAGAGGAAGGTGGAAATGAACAGCCACACCTACCCCATCCCTGATGGGATTATCAACGGCAGGGGCACAGAT CTCTTCAGGCATGTTGCAGAGTCCCTGAAAGATTTCATGGAGAAGAATCAAATCAATAACAGGAAAACCCCCCTGGGCTTCACCTTCTCCTTCCCCTGCAGACAGTCCAAACTGGATGAG GGTGTACTTCTATCATGGTCAAAGAATTACAATGCCAGAGGAGTCCAGGGCGTGGATGTGGTGGAAAGCTTGAGGCAGGCTATCAACAGAACTGGG GGTATGGATGTGGAAGTCTTGGCTCTCGTCAACGACACAGTGGGGACCATGATGTCCTGTGGGTATGATGACCAGCGCTGTGAGGTTGGAGTCACTATAG GCACGGGTACGAATGCCTGCTACATGGAGGAGCTGAGACACATTGACCCggtggagggagatgaaggCAGGATGTGTATCAGCACGGAGTGGGGAGCATTTGGGGACGATGGCGTGCTCGACGACTTCATCACAGACCTTGACCGAGAGATTGATGCGGCTTCCAGCAACCCTGGGAAACAGCT ATTTGAGAAGATGGTCAGTGGGCTGTACATGGGAGAGCTGGTGCGGATCATTCTGCTGAAGATGACTAAGAAAGGCCTGCTCTTTGAAGGCCAGGCTTCAGACGCCCTTCGGACCAAAGGCATATTCCAGACCAAGCACATTGCTTTAATCGAAAA GGATAAGGAGGGTCTGAAGAACACAAAGGAGATTCTGGTGGATTTGAATCTCAGCCCCTCAGAGGAAGACTGCATCGCCGTCCAGCACGTTTGCACCATCGTCTCCTTCCGCTCAGCAAACCTCTGTGCTGCAGCCTTGGCAGCCATTCTGACCCGAATCCGGAATAACCGCAAGCTGAAGACCCTCAGGACCACGGTCGGCATGGGCGGGACCGTTTACCGGACTCATCCTCA GTACCCCAAACGGCTCCAGGAGGTGGTGCAGAGGCTGGTGCCAGACTGCCACGTGCGGTTCATGCTATCGGAGAGTGGCAGCGGAAAGGGCGTAGCCATGGTAACAGCAGTTGCCCAGAAGCTGGCCATTCAGCGGCAGCAGATCAGCGAGACGCTGGCCGCCTTCAAGCTGAGCCTGGAACAGCTGCAGGAGGTGCGGGACAAGATgaggacagagatggagaggggctTGAGGAAGGacacccacagcacagcctctgTAAAGATGCTGCCCACTTACGTCTACAGCATTCCGGACGGGACAG AGACAGGGAAGTACCTGGCTTTAGATTTGGGTGGGACCAACTTCCGAGTGCTCGTGGTGAACATCCAGAGTGGCCTTCACAAATCAGTGCATATGGACAACAAGATCTATACAGTGCCTCAGGAGATCATGCAGGGAACTAGGGAGGAG cTGTTTGACCACATTGTCCAGTGCATCTCAGATTTCCTGGAGTACATGGGTATGAAGAACACCTGTCTCCCTCTAGGATTCACCTTCTCTTTCCCCTATAGACAGACTGAAATTGATAAG GGAAGTTTGGTGTGCTGGACAAAAGGGTTCAAAGCCACAGACTGTGAAGGAAATGATGTCGTGGACATGCTGAAAGAGGCCATCAAAAGAAGAAAT GAATTTAATCTGGATATTGTTGCTGTAATGAATGACACTGTGGGCACAATGATGACCTGTGCATATGAAGACCATAAATGTGAGATTGGACTCATTGCAG GCACTGGCAGTAATGTGTGTTACATGGAGGACATGCGAAACATCGAGACGGTGGAGGGGGACGAGGGCCAGATGTGTGTGAACACGGAGTGGGGAGgatttggggaaaatggctgCATAGACGACATCTGGACAAAGTTCGACCAGGAGGTGGATGAGGGGTCCCTCAACGTCGGCAAGCAGAG GTTTGAGAAGATGATGAGTGGAATGTACCTGGGGGAGATTGTGCGGCATATCCTCATCGACTTGACGAGGCACGGCTTACTCTTCCGTGGGCACATCACAGATCAGCTGAAGACCCCGGGCATCTTTGAGACCAAGTTCCTGTCCCAGATAGAGAG CGATCGGCTGGCACTGCTGCAGGTGAGGTCCATCCTGCGGCGCCTGGGTCTGGACAGCACCTGTGATGACAGTATAATCGTGAAGGAGGTGTGCGGCACCGTGTCTCGCCGTGCTGCACAGCTCTGCGGGGCTGGCATGGCCGCCGTCGTCGACAAGATTCGCGAGAACCGCGGGCTGGACCACCTGGACATCACCGTGGGGGTGGACGGCACGCTGTACAAACTGCACCCACA TTTCTCTCGGATCCTGAGAAAGACGGTCCGGGATCTGGCCCCCAGGTGTGACGTCACATTCGTCCTGTCAGAGGATGGGAGCGGAAAGGGTTCAGCCCTCATCACCACCGTGGCACAGCAGAGGTACTCGCAAATGTGA